AAGTTGGCCGTTTACCAATCTGAATGACACAGTCGTTATTGTGGCAAGAGTCACAACAAAGTAATGAATTTGCTGAACTTTGTAGCGCGCTATATGAGCGTGAGGTTACCTTGCTGGCACGTGTCGAGGTCGCTCAAATAGAAACCTTGCAACGACGTTTACAAAGCCTACCTTATTATGTGCAAAAGGCAGCTCATGCGATGGTAAATGCTGAGACACCGATGACGCTTGATAGTCAAAATGCCACTTGGTCATCGAAGCAAAGTCGCAACTTGCCGCAAGTAGGGCAAGAGCTAGATGCCATTGCACACTGGTATTTAAATCAAGAACTGCCGTTAGGGTTAGTCGTTCCAGTTGAAGTGGGGGAGCGCTTGGTACTCGATTGCATTGATCGATTAGATAAAGTGCAGGGGCGAGTGCGAACGAATGGTCACGGTTGGTTTGCGCTCAAGCAGGAACAGCAGGGTAAGCAAAAGCAACAAGAGCATCAGCACGCCAATCTTCACACCAAGGCTAAATTGTTAAAGCCGACCAAAAAAATCATGATGGCAAGCTGTGCTGGCCATGTTTGGCAAAACAACAAACCATGCCGACCGATTATTCCAACCTTGCGGGAACTCTTATTGTCTTGCTCAATCAATTGGAAAAATTTAAAGAAACCGCTATCGGTCGATAATCATTAATCGCAGCAATGCAACTAACTGGCTATCGCATCTTCACTCTGCTTGGGTATAATATCCGCCATACCTTTCTAACTCATAATAATCAGGCGTCGAGCTTTCATGCGCATCATTACCGCACTATTGCTGATTTTTATTGTTTTTTTGCAATACCGTTTATGGTTTGGCAAAAACAGCATTTCTGATTACGTTGCGTTAAAAGAAGAAGTCACGCGCCAGCAGGCTGATAACGATAAGTTAAGGCAGCGAAATAAACTGCTTTATGTTGACACTGACGATTTAAAATCAGGTGTTGAAGCGGTTGAAGAGCGTGCCCGAAACGAGTTAGGAATGATTAAAAGCGGCGAAACATTCTTTCGTATTATTCCTGCCAATAAATCTCAGCAACGAAGAAATTAGTTCAGGAAGTTGTTAATGAATAAACCTATGGTTGCTGTTACAGCCATTGTTCCCGCTGCTGGTGTTGGTAAACGCATGCAAAGTCAGCATCCTAAGCAATATTTAAGTCTTGCGGGCAAAACTGTTATTGAACATACCTTAGCCAAGTTATTGGCAAGTAATTATGTTGAACGAGTGGTTGTCGCATTGGGAGCCGAAGATGGTTATTTTTATGATCTCGAAATTGCCCAAAACCCCAGTGTTATAACAGTTGTTGGTGGTCAAGAGCGTGTTGATTCCGTACTTGCTGCGCTTAAAGCAAGCGAGCAATTTGCCCCGCAAGCTGACGCTTGGTCTCTTGTTCACGATGCGGCAAGGCCTTGCGTCAGCACTGAAGAAATTGATCGTCTTGTCGAAACCTGTATTGCACAACATTGTGGTGGGCTATTGGCTGCACCAGTCAAAGATACTATGAAACGCGGTGATGCCGAACAATGCGTGCAAACAACAGTGACACGTGAGCAACTATGGCATGCACTAACGCCACAAATGTACCGCACAACTGAGCTGATTCAAGCGATAGAACAAGGGCTTGCTAACAAGGTCAATATAACCGATGAATCCTCAGCTATAGAAGCTGCGGGGTTACCAAGTATGCTAGTCAATGGCAGCCCAAATAATTTAAAAATCACTCAGCCAGAAGACTTAGTACTGGCAGAATTTTTACTAATGAACGAACAACGACAAGAGAAACAGGAAGCGTGATGAGAATAGGTCATGGTTTTGATGTCCACAAATTTGGTGGCGAAGGGCCAATTGTATTAGCGGGCGTAAAAATTCCGTTTGAGCATGGCTTTGTTGCCCATTCAGATGGCGATGTCGCCATTCACGCGTTATGTGACGCTATTCTAGGGGCACTTTGTTTAGCCGATATAGGTAATCACTTTCCTGATACCGATGCCGAGCTTGAAAATATCGACTCACGTATTTTGTTGCGCCACGTTGTTGCCCTTATGAACGATAAGGGTTATCGCTTAGGCAATGCCGACATCACAATTGTTGCGCAAGCCCCCAAGATTGCTCCACATCTATTGGCAATGCGCGAAATATTAAGCAGTGATTTACAAGCCGATATTGATCAAGTCAATGTCAAAGCAACCACGACCGAAAAACTCGGCTATGTTGGTCGAAAGGAAGGGATATCTACCCATGCAGTGGTGATGCTTGAGCGAATGTCGAGTGAAAGTAAGTGAGTTAGCAGACAAGTGAAGCAAGATTTTATTTCTTATGACGAGTTGGCTTATTTACATGGCAAGCCAACATCGACAGCACAATTGCGTACTGAACAAGCAGATTTCAAAGTATTTGAATTATTACCTTTCGCGCCGAGCGGTGATGGTGAGCACTTGTTACTGCACATTGAGAAAACAGGCGAGAACACTACGTTTGTTGCTCGCCAATTAGCGAAACACTTTGGCGTTAAAGATATGCAGGTCACGTATGCTGGCTTAAAAGACCGCCATGCAGTTACTCAGCAATGGTTTGGCGTACACTTGCCGGGTAAGGCAATCGATGATTTATCAAACCTTGATATTGCAGGTGTGAAGGTGCTGAGTTATCAGCGCCACAACAAAAAATTAAAAACGGGCGCGCTAATTGGCAATCGCTTTGAATTAACCTTGCGCGAAGTTAGTGATATTGCGTCAATTCAACATCGGTTTGAACAAGTGACTAAAACAGGTGTCCCAAATTACTTTGGTGAGCAACGTTTCGGCTTTAATGGTGGTAACTTACAAAAAGCACTGTCATTGTTCAATGGTCAAAAAGTCAAAGACAAGAAAAAGCGCAGTATGTATTTGTCTGCTGCTCGCAGTTACTTGTTCAATCAAATGTTGAGTGAGCGAATTGTACAAAACCACTTTGTATCGCCGATGCAAGGTGATGTGTTTATGCTTGCTGGCAGCCAATCAATATTTAAAGCAACTGAGCAAGACACTGATCTACAAGCGCGTCTAGATGCACACGATATTGATATGACAGCCAGTATGTGGGGTAAGGGCGAGCTATTAACGCAGCACCAAGCCCATCAACTAGAGGCAGATGTTGCAGCAGCTAATCCCGCACTTGCAGACGGCCTGTGCACCCTTGGTTTAAAACAAGAGCGCAGAAGAGCGCGGTTGACCATGCTTAATCCAAAAGCTGAGGTGATTGATGAGCGTACCATTCGGTTGTCATTTATGTTGCCAGCGGGAAGCTATGCCACGGCAATTTTAAGAGAGCTAACTCACTACGCCGATATAGCAGAGCAAGCTTTTCAAAGCCAAAGCTAAACAGTAATAACACGAACATTGTAATGCTGGCTTAAATTAGTAAAGCGCAACGATAAAAATTAAAAAGGAATGAAGGAAGTCAAATGAGAATACTACTGAGCAATGATGATGGCGTGCATGCACTAGGCATCAAAGTCTTGTATGAAGAACTGTCTAAATTCGCTGACGTCACTTTAGTTGCTCCTGATCGCAATTGCAGTGGTGCAAGTAACTCATTAACTTTGCTTAACCCTTTACGTGCTCAAACCTTAGATAACGGCTTTATCTCGGTAAACGGCACGCCTACTGATTCTGTTCATTTAGCGATAAGCCAGCTAATGGACCCGTTACCTGACTTAGTGGTTGCAGGCATTAATAATGGCGCAAATTTAGGTGACGATACCTTGTACTCAGGTACCGTGGCTGCAGCAACCGAAGGTCGTCATATGGGCTTACCTGCAGTTGCAGTCTCATTAGTCGGGAAAGGTGAAAATCATTACCAAACTGCTGCGGTTATCGCGGCAAACATAATCAAGCGATTAAAGGCACACCCATTACCTTCCGATCAAATTTTAAATGTTAACGTACCAGATATTCCACTTGAGGAAGTAGCTGGAATTAAAGTGACACGTCTTGGCCATAGACATAAAGCAGAAACCATGAAGGGCATGGCTGACCCTTGGGGGCGCACTATTTATTGGTATGGCTCACTGGGTAAAGAGCTTGACGCTGGCGCAGGAACAGACTTTAATGCGGTAGCCAATAATTATGCATCAGTCACACCTTTGACTGTTGATATGACGGCTTATAAAAGCATGGAACAAATGACTGAGTGGATGAGTGAAGTAACAATATGAATGTCAATGTAGGTCGCAGTATTGGCGGGAAGTCGAGTCGCAGTGGGGAAATATTGGCACAAAAGCTTGCCAATGAAGGCATCAGTGATCAACGTGTATTACGTGCTATTGCACAATCGCCTCGGCACATATTCGTACCAGAGATTTTAGCGCACAAGGCATATGACAATACCGCTTTGCCAATTGGGCAAGGACAAACTATTTCCCAGCCCTATATTGTCGCGAAAATGTCAGAATTAATTTTGGCTGATGGTATACCTGAAAATGTTTTGGAAATAGGCACTGGCTCAGGTTATCAAACTTCCATTCTTGCGCAATTAGTTACTAAGGTCTTTTCTGTTGAACGAATTAAAGCATTGCAATGGCAAGCCAAACGTCGACTAAGAGCCATGGATTTACACAATGTTTCGATGAAACACGGTGACGGCTGGCAGGGTTGGCAAAGCAAAGGCCCTTTTCAAGCGATTATTGTTACCGCAGCGCCAAGCAGCGTTCCAGAGGCTCTGTTAACACAGCTAGCGGATGGTGGTCGACTTGTAATTCCAGTTGGCGAACAATCGCAAGTGCTTAAATTGATTACCCGCGATGGGGATAATTTCCATGAGCAGCAAATTGAAATGGTGCGTTTTGTACCGCTTGTGCCAGGAGATTTACTGTGAAGATATTTTCTGCGTTATATGAATGGACACTTAAATGGGCCGAGCACAAGTTAGCGCCTAGAGTACTTGCCATACTCACTTTTGCTGAATCAGTGTTTTTTCCCATTCCTCCCGATGTATTACTGGCGCCTATGGTACTCGCTAAGCCGAAAAAAGCATGGGTTTATGCAACTTTAACCACAACTGCTTCTGTTGTGGGTGGCGTTGTGGGGTACCTACTGGGCTATTTTATGTTTGATGCATGGATTCAGCCGATTATTACTGAGGTAGGCTATCAAGATAAAATGGACAACGCCATGGCTTGGTTCGAGCAATGGGGCGTTTGGGTTGTCTTTCTTGCCGGTTTTACACCTATTCCTTATAAAGTGTTTACCTTAAGCGCCGGTGTTTTACAGATGCTCTTTTTACCGTTTTTAATTGCCTCATTTATTGGTCGAGGTATGCGCTTTTTCTTAGTTGCGGGCTTGATCCAGTGGGGCGGTGAAAAAATGGAACAAAAGCTTCGCCAGTGGGTTGATGTGATTGGCTGGAGCGTTGTTGCAATTATTGCGATAGCCTATGTAGTATACGTAGCATAAATATGCACCTTTAGACTCAGTTTTATTTGATTTGTACGTAAAATTACAGGATGTTTAGCCGTCACCTTTTTCTAATTATTGTTAGCCTTTTGGTGCTTTCTGCCTGTAGCACTAGAAACACGCCTGCGCCAGTAGTCGAGTCGCGCTCTACTGTTTCTGTGCAAACACAAACACCCGCGAGCATTAAAAGTTCATCCTATACCGTAAGAAAAGGTGAAACCCTTTACTCCATTGCTTGGCGTGCGAATAGCGACGTTAGAACCATCGCTAAACTAAACCGTTTGTTACCTCCTTATCGTATATTTCCTGGTCAAAAACTTAAAATTAGTGGAAATTCAAGCAAGCCCAGTAGGAATAAGAGCTCGGCA
The nucleotide sequence above comes from Thalassotalea euphylliae. Encoded proteins:
- the ftsB gene encoding cell division protein FtsB: MRIITALLLIFIVFLQYRLWFGKNSISDYVALKEEVTRQQADNDKLRQRNKLLYVDTDDLKSGVEAVEERARNELGMIKSGETFFRIIPANKSQQRRN
- the ispD gene encoding 2-C-methyl-D-erythritol 4-phosphate cytidylyltransferase; protein product: MNKPMVAVTAIVPAAGVGKRMQSQHPKQYLSLAGKTVIEHTLAKLLASNYVERVVVALGAEDGYFYDLEIAQNPSVITVVGGQERVDSVLAALKASEQFAPQADAWSLVHDAARPCVSTEEIDRLVETCIAQHCGGLLAAPVKDTMKRGDAEQCVQTTVTREQLWHALTPQMYRTTELIQAIEQGLANKVNITDESSAIEAAGLPSMLVNGSPNNLKITQPEDLVLAEFLLMNEQRQEKQEA
- the ispF gene encoding 2-C-methyl-D-erythritol 2,4-cyclodiphosphate synthase translates to MRIGHGFDVHKFGGEGPIVLAGVKIPFEHGFVAHSDGDVAIHALCDAILGALCLADIGNHFPDTDAELENIDSRILLRHVVALMNDKGYRLGNADITIVAQAPKIAPHLLAMREILSSDLQADIDQVNVKATTTEKLGYVGRKEGISTHAVVMLERMSSESK
- the truD gene encoding tRNA pseudouridine(13) synthase TruD produces the protein MKQDFISYDELAYLHGKPTSTAQLRTEQADFKVFELLPFAPSGDGEHLLLHIEKTGENTTFVARQLAKHFGVKDMQVTYAGLKDRHAVTQQWFGVHLPGKAIDDLSNLDIAGVKVLSYQRHNKKLKTGALIGNRFELTLREVSDIASIQHRFEQVTKTGVPNYFGEQRFGFNGGNLQKALSLFNGQKVKDKKKRSMYLSAARSYLFNQMLSERIVQNHFVSPMQGDVFMLAGSQSIFKATEQDTDLQARLDAHDIDMTASMWGKGELLTQHQAHQLEADVAAANPALADGLCTLGLKQERRRARLTMLNPKAEVIDERTIRLSFMLPAGSYATAILRELTHYADIAEQAFQSQS
- the surE gene encoding 5'/3'-nucleotidase SurE codes for the protein MRILLSNDDGVHALGIKVLYEELSKFADVTLVAPDRNCSGASNSLTLLNPLRAQTLDNGFISVNGTPTDSVHLAISQLMDPLPDLVVAGINNGANLGDDTLYSGTVAAATEGRHMGLPAVAVSLVGKGENHYQTAAVIAANIIKRLKAHPLPSDQILNVNVPDIPLEEVAGIKVTRLGHRHKAETMKGMADPWGRTIYWYGSLGKELDAGAGTDFNAVANNYASVTPLTVDMTAYKSMEQMTEWMSEVTI
- a CDS encoding protein-L-isoaspartate(D-aspartate) O-methyltransferase, producing MNVNVGRSIGGKSSRSGEILAQKLANEGISDQRVLRAIAQSPRHIFVPEILAHKAYDNTALPIGQGQTISQPYIVAKMSELILADGIPENVLEIGTGSGYQTSILAQLVTKVFSVERIKALQWQAKRRLRAMDLHNVSMKHGDGWQGWQSKGPFQAIIVTAAPSSVPEALLTQLADGGRLVIPVGEQSQVLKLITRDGDNFHEQQIEMVRFVPLVPGDLL
- a CDS encoding YqaA family protein is translated as MKIFSALYEWTLKWAEHKLAPRVLAILTFAESVFFPIPPDVLLAPMVLAKPKKAWVYATLTTTASVVGGVVGYLLGYFMFDAWIQPIITEVGYQDKMDNAMAWFEQWGVWVVFLAGFTPIPYKVFTLSAGVLQMLFLPFLIASFIGRGMRFFLVAGLIQWGGEKMEQKLRQWVDVIGWSVVAIIAIAYVVYVA